A window from Malania oleifera isolate guangnan ecotype guangnan chromosome 7, ASM2987363v1, whole genome shotgun sequence encodes these proteins:
- the LOC131160553 gene encoding large ribosomal subunit protein uL22y, translated as MVKYSREPDNPTKSCKARGSDLRVHFKNTRETAHAIRKLPLGKAKRYLEDVLAHKQAIPFRRFCGGVGRTAQAKNRHSNGQGRWPVKSAKFILDLLKNAESNADVKGLDVDSLHVSHIQVNQAQKQRRRTYRAHGRINPYMSSPCHIELILSEKEEPVKKEPETQLAPRKGKKSQALRSGASS; from the exons atG GTGAAGTATTCGAGGGAGCCAGACAACCCCACGAAGT CCTGCAAAGCAAGGGGTTCCGATCTTCGAGTTCATTTTAAG AATACACGGGAGACTGCCCATGCAATTAGAAAGTTGCCTTTGGGCAAGGCTAAAAGGTATTTGGAGGATGTCTTGGCCCACAAGCAAGCCATTCCATTCCGACGGTTTTGTGGTGGTGTTGGGCGAACTGCTCAGGCAAAAAACCGCCATTCGAATGGTCAAGGACGCTGGCCTGTTAAATCTGCAAAGTTTATTCTTGATTTACTCAAGAATGCTGAGAGTAATGCAGAT GTGAAAGGTTTGGATGTGGATTCCCTTCATGTATCTCACATCCAGGTAAACCAAGCCCAGAAGCAGAGGCGTCGCACATACCGTGCCCATGGAAGAATCAACC CCTACATGTCATCTCCGTGCCACATTGAGTTGATTTTGTCTGAGAAGGAAGAACCTGTCAAGAAGGAG CCTGAGACCCAGCTGGCGCCTAGAAAAGGAAAGAAGTCTCAAGCGCTAAGGAGTGGCGCATCTTCCTGA